From Alkaliphilus flagellatus, the proteins below share one genomic window:
- a CDS encoding LysE family transporter yields the protein MTNLAAFLSYILVANFAPGPNTIISMSNASLYGFKKSIMFNVGVFFGVFIIFALSSIFSVALYDFIPSIKSIMAYIGAAYILWLAWQTYKSKPRSEEKTQKRTNTFLSGLLLQFVNPSVIIYSLATISTFIVPYYKSVFMLASFSVILAFVGFVGTCCWALFGSIFQKFLVKNYKAVNIVMSMLLVYCAVSLLL from the coding sequence ATGACAAATTTAGCAGCGTTTTTATCCTATATCCTTGTTGCAAACTTTGCGCCCGGACCCAATACTATTATATCAATGTCAAATGCAAGTCTATACGGATTTAAGAAAAGCATAATGTTTAATGTAGGCGTATTCTTTGGTGTCTTTATTATATTTGCTCTAAGCAGTATTTTCAGTGTGGCGCTTTACGATTTTATCCCATCAATCAAATCAATTATGGCTTATATTGGTGCAGCCTATATACTATGGCTTGCATGGCAAACCTACAAGAGCAAACCTCGTAGTGAGGAAAAAACACAAAAACGTACAAACACATTTTTATCCGGACTACTTTTGCAGTTTGTTAATCCCAGCGTTATCATTTATAGCCTTGCAACCATTTCAACATTTATCGTACCATATTACAAATCTGTATTTATGCTTGCAAGTTTTTCTGTAATTCTTGCTTTTGTTGGCTTTGTAGGAACCTGCTGCTGGGCATTGTTTGGCTCTATATTCCAAAAATTTCTTGTGAAAAATTATAAAGCCGTTAATATTGTTATGTCAATGCTACTTGTCTATTGTGCAGTTTCATTGCTTCTTTAG
- a CDS encoding methylated-DNA--[protein]-cysteine S-methyltransferase — translation MIKKYYGYYNSPIGILEIICSEDSILSVMFVEQEKSVMNKANEILENTITQLNEYFNGSRKAFDLEVSLNGTDFQKNVWNELLKISYGETLSYKNLAIRVGNEKSVRAVGSANGRNKIWIIVPCHRVIGTNGSLTGYAGGIDKKQWLLNHEKNILSI, via the coding sequence ATGATTAAAAAATATTATGGTTATTATAATTCACCTATTGGCATATTAGAAATAATTTGCTCTGAAGATTCAATACTATCAGTTATGTTTGTGGAGCAAGAAAAGTCCGTGATGAATAAAGCAAATGAAATATTAGAAAATACTATTACTCAGTTAAATGAATATTTTAATGGAAGTAGAAAAGCATTCGATTTAGAGGTTTCATTAAATGGGACTGATTTTCAAAAGAATGTATGGAATGAACTATTGAAGATTTCTTATGGGGAAACCTTATCCTATAAGAACTTAGCGATTAGGGTTGGAAATGAAAAAAGTGTTAGGGCAGTGGGAAGTGCAAATGGTAGAAATAAAATATGGATAATAGTACCTTGTCATAGAGTTATTGGAACTAATGGAAGTTTAACTGGATATGCTGGTGGCATAGATAAAAAGCAATGGCTTTTAAACCATGAGAAGAATATACTATCGATTTAG
- a CDS encoding aminotransferase-like domain-containing protein, translated as MVNYYGNEITWVPKLEEPNKPIYILIAESIEKDIKDGKLKSGFKLPPQRIIANYLGINHSTVTRAYKLCEERGLIKGVIGNGTFVSSTAGVPVDLLSDYKDNNIIEMGMTLPLYEVNKLIETNISELFNSFDYDIILKYSSPEGNVKHRYIASKWLEQYKINSTLDDIIITSGSQNALAVILISLFNKGDRIIVDELTYTGLKSLAKLLGIILIPVKGDHFGIDIEELNKTCKRENAKGIYLIPDCHNPTSITLSEEKRQIISEIITKYNLLLIEDGTFSFSVEEKLKPMSSLIPNNSIYIHGTSKALNPTFRISYIVSPPNYIKQLQHCVHSLTWMPSPFTSELVSLLQTTSKYNEIVDAKLKILKERNKILDTTLNEYNVLPSNTSLFRYLILPNKWDDTNIERLCLESGTQVFSSKRFSIGTDAHHNAIRISVSAPKSSDELKKGLQILKDILTSYEYRFEPIL; from the coding sequence ATGGTCAATTACTATGGCAATGAAATTACATGGGTTCCTAAGCTAGAAGAGCCAAACAAGCCCATTTATATATTGATAGCTGAAAGCATTGAAAAAGACATTAAAGATGGCAAATTGAAGAGCGGTTTTAAACTTCCTCCTCAACGTATTATTGCTAACTATTTAGGTATTAATCATAGTACAGTAACTAGAGCCTATAAACTTTGCGAAGAGAGAGGCTTAATAAAAGGTGTAATTGGTAATGGCACGTTTGTAAGTAGCACAGCAGGTGTACCTGTAGATTTATTATCTGATTATAAAGACAATAATATTATTGAAATGGGTATGACCCTCCCACTATACGAAGTTAATAAACTGATTGAAACTAATATAAGTGAACTCTTTAATTCTTTTGATTATGATATTATCCTTAAATATTCATCACCAGAAGGGAATGTTAAGCATCGATATATCGCCTCAAAATGGCTAGAACAGTATAAGATTAATAGTACTCTTGATGACATTATAATCACTTCTGGGTCACAAAATGCTCTGGCAGTAATACTAATAAGTTTGTTCAATAAAGGGGATCGAATCATAGTCGATGAACTTACATATACGGGCTTAAAGAGTCTAGCAAAGCTTTTAGGTATTATATTGATTCCTGTTAAAGGAGATCACTTTGGAATTGACATTGAAGAATTAAACAAAACCTGTAAAAGAGAAAATGCAAAAGGAATTTATTTGATTCCCGATTGCCATAATCCAACATCTATAACATTAAGTGAAGAAAAAAGACAAATAATAAGTGAGATAATTACCAAATATAATTTGTTATTAATTGAGGATGGGACCTTTAGCTTCTCTGTAGAAGAAAAACTAAAACCGATGAGTTCATTAATTCCAAATAATAGTATTTACATCCATGGGACATCAAAAGCATTGAACCCAACCTTCAGAATTTCATATATCGTATCACCCCCAAATTATATAAAGCAACTGCAACATTGCGTACACAGCTTGACTTGGATGCCTTCTCCTTTTACATCTGAATTAGTATCACTTTTACAGACCACATCAAAGTATAATGAAATTGTAGATGCAAAATTGAAGATACTTAAAGAAAGAAACAAAATACTTGATACTACGTTAAATGAATATAACGTATTACCTTCTAACACATCATTATTTAGATATTTAATCCTTCCAAACAAGTGGGATGATACTAATATCGAACGTCTTTGTCTAGAATCAGGAACTCAAGTTTTTTCGTCAAAAAGATTTTCAATAGGTACTGATGCCCATCACAATGCTATTCGAATATCTGTAAGTGCTCCTAAAAGTTCAGACGAGCTAAAAAAAGGGCTCCAAATATTAAAGGATATTCTAACATCATACGAATATAGATTCGAGCCTATACTATAG
- a CDS encoding bifunctional transcriptional activator/DNA repair enzyme AdaA: MVIIQGNIVVSEDEKWNAVISCNKYYDGLFYYAVKTTGIFCRPSCKAKIPLKENILFFNSVDDAIKEGFRPCKLCRPDIKEHNFEPNRELIEKIKEKLIQNYNKPINFRFISKEFGVSISHLTRLFKEYTGLTPNEYVSQIRINKAMQLLSKSNDTILEIAYDVGFKSLYNFYKCFKQNTGIAPKEYRKRNSINEIKV, encoded by the coding sequence ATGGTAATTATACAAGGAAACATAGTAGTATCTGAAGATGAGAAATGGAATGCAGTAATAAGTTGTAATAAGTATTATGATGGGTTATTTTACTATGCTGTGAAAACAACAGGTATTTTTTGCAGACCATCATGTAAAGCTAAGATACCACTGAAAGAGAATATATTGTTTTTTAATAGTGTAGATGATGCCATCAAAGAAGGTTTCAGACCATGTAAATTATGCAGGCCTGATATAAAGGAACATAATTTTGAACCGAATAGAGAATTAATTGAAAAAATAAAGGAAAAGTTAATCCAGAATTATAATAAACCAATTAATTTCAGGTTTATTTCAAAGGAATTTGGTGTTAGTATTAGTCATTTAACAAGATTGTTTAAAGAATATACAGGACTAACACCTAACGAATATGTATCACAAATAAGAATAAATAAAGCGATGCAGCTTCTAAGTAAAAGTAATGATACTATTTTAGAGATTGCATACGATGTAGGGTTTAAAAGCCTTTATAATTTTTATAAATGTTTTAAGCAAAATACAGGTATTGCTCCTAAGGAGTATAGAAAAAGAAATAGTATAAATGAGATAAAAGTATAA
- a CDS encoding DUF4180 domain-containing protein: MKITTIKENDIEIAIVNSSEILITDVQSALDFIATVNFEVGCNCIILNKSAMCEDFFHLKTQLAGEILQKFINYHMKIAIVGDFSVYSSKSLKDFMYESNKGKDMFFLSTEKEAVEKLVLVNS; this comes from the coding sequence ATGAAAATAACTACGATAAAAGAGAATGATATAGAAATTGCTATTGTAAATAGTAGCGAGATACTTATAACTGATGTTCAATCGGCACTGGATTTTATTGCAACAGTAAACTTTGAAGTAGGTTGCAATTGTATAATTTTGAATAAATCAGCAATGTGTGAGGACTTTTTCCACTTAAAAACACAACTTGCAGGGGAAATTTTACAAAAGTTTATTAATTATCACATGAAAATTGCGATAGTTGGTGACTTTTCTGTGTATTCAAGTAAGAGTTTGAAAGATTTTATGTATGAGAGTAACAAAGGGAAGGATATGTTTTTCCTATCAACTGAAAAAGAGGCTGTTGAAAAATTAGTATTGGTTAACTCATAA
- a CDS encoding helix-turn-helix domain-containing protein → MENKFYTIDQIAELLGMHHKTIRKFISEGTLGASKVGKQWRISRHDLNIFMEKNNVRMDNEKVEEELNIEHSNAGEGAQTISQRINVSTVVDINGTEKDEYIRISNTIIAIANCKDQEMGKSTTHLKYDEKDKRLRVILWGSVKFTENMLNVITMITEQTNITREVGL, encoded by the coding sequence ATGGAGAATAAGTTTTATACAATAGATCAAATCGCAGAATTGCTAGGTATGCATCATAAAACTATCAGAAAATTTATAAGTGAAGGTACACTTGGAGCGAGTAAGGTTGGAAAACAGTGGAGAATTTCAAGACATGACTTAAATATTTTTATGGAAAAAAATAATGTTAGAATGGACAATGAAAAGGTAGAGGAAGAGTTAAATATTGAGCACTCTAATGCGGGAGAAGGGGCACAAACCATATCACAGCGAATAAATGTATCAACTGTGGTAGATATTAATGGAACCGAAAAGGATGAATATATAAGAATATCAAATACAATCATAGCTATAGCGAATTGCAAAGACCAAGAAATGGGCAAATCAACCACTCATCTAAAATATGATGAAAAAGATAAAAGATTGAGGGTAATTCTTTGGGGAAGCGTGAAATTTACAGAGAACATGTTAAATGTAATTACAATGATTACTGAACAAACAAATATAACGAGGGAAGTTGGATTATAA
- a CDS encoding pyridoxal phosphate-dependent decarboxylase family protein encodes MRNTLYKSAILEKIRNHNFVEDLNLAHEMAVNYANKVDNMRVYPDQEAIDNLKVFDEELNDQPQSTMNILNQLNTYGSPATVAQTGRRYFGFVNGGILPSALSTKWLTDTWDQNPAMYVLSPVTSKIEEVTEKWLKDLLGLPNETVAGFVSGSSTATIIGLTTGRNFLLKNLGYDAIKNGLINAPKIKIVIGEGAHSTVYKALSIIGLGNNTLIKVPADEQQRIRIDKIPELDNKTLLILQAGNVNSGSFDDFSAICKKANEVGAWVHVDGAFGLWAAANEKFNHITKDVQLADSWSVDAHKTLSAPYDNGIILCKHKEMLINSMHMTGSYIIFSDNRDGMLYTSEMSRRARAIDLWATLKGLGKNGVSELVWELHQKAIYFAELLRAGGLEILNEVVFNQVLVRFKSDEETELLIKAVQESGVCWLGGAKANGKSVMRISVSSYKTTYEDIEISAKEILRLANKSESHF; translated from the coding sequence ATGAGAAATACTCTTTATAAAAGTGCAATACTTGAAAAAATTAGAAATCATAATTTTGTAGAAGATTTAAATTTAGCCCATGAAATGGCAGTTAACTATGCTAACAAAGTTGATAATATGAGGGTCTATCCAGATCAAGAAGCAATTGATAATCTAAAGGTTTTCGATGAGGAATTAAATGACCAACCTCAAAGTACTATGAACATTTTAAATCAACTTAATACTTATGGGTCTCCAGCAACTGTTGCACAAACTGGTAGAAGATATTTTGGATTCGTTAACGGAGGAATTCTTCCGTCGGCATTATCAACTAAATGGCTGACGGATACTTGGGATCAAAATCCAGCAATGTATGTACTTTCTCCAGTAACATCTAAGATAGAAGAGGTTACAGAAAAGTGGTTAAAAGATTTATTAGGGCTTCCAAATGAAACAGTTGCTGGTTTTGTAAGTGGGAGTTCCACTGCAACAATAATAGGATTAACTACCGGTAGAAATTTTTTATTAAAGAATTTAGGTTATGATGCTATAAAAAATGGATTAATTAATGCTCCTAAGATTAAAATTGTTATAGGAGAAGGAGCTCATTCTACAGTTTATAAAGCACTTTCAATCATTGGGCTTGGAAATAATACACTTATTAAGGTACCTGCTGATGAACAACAGAGAATAAGAATTGATAAAATACCAGAATTAGATAATAAAACGTTACTAATTTTACAGGCTGGTAATGTTAATTCAGGTTCATTTGATGATTTTAGCGCAATTTGTAAGAAGGCAAATGAAGTAGGTGCCTGGGTTCATGTAGATGGGGCCTTTGGGCTTTGGGCGGCTGCCAATGAAAAGTTTAATCATATTACTAAAGATGTTCAATTAGCCGATTCATGGTCAGTTGATGCTCATAAAACATTAAGTGCACCCTATGATAATGGGATTATTTTATGTAAGCATAAAGAAATGCTTATTAATTCTATGCATATGACAGGATCCTATATAATATTCAGTGATAATAGGGATGGTATGTTATATACATCAGAAATGTCTAGAAGAGCAAGAGCCATTGATTTATGGGCAACGTTAAAAGGATTAGGTAAAAATGGAGTTTCTGAATTAGTCTGGGAACTTCATCAGAAGGCAATTTATTTTGCTGAATTGCTTCGAGCCGGTGGACTAGAGATACTAAATGAAGTTGTTTTCAATCAAGTATTAGTAAGATTTAAATCAGATGAAGAAACTGAATTATTAATAAAAGCTGTTCAGGAATCTGGAGTTTGTTGGCTTGGCGGAGCAAAAGCTAATGGCAAGTCAGTAATGAGAATCAGTGTGAGTTCTTATAAAACAACCTATGAGGATATTGAAATCTCAGCAAAAGAAATATTAAGACTTGCAAACAAAAGCGAAAGCCACTTCTAA
- a CDS encoding helix-turn-helix domain-containing protein, which translates to MEKLNFIIAENLKRFRAEKTLSLDNVSKLTGVSKSMLGQIERCEVNPTVSTLWKIANGLKISCTQLMSMPEADFEIVDKSQVQPLVEDNGRIRIFPMFPFNSATRFEMYSIEIDDGGYLSSEAHQQGTQEFITVFSGKLTISINGEDFVVTAGNSIRFKADSPHAYKNTGDIICSLSMVIYYPI; encoded by the coding sequence TTGGAAAAACTTAATTTTATTATTGCTGAGAACCTAAAAAGGTTTCGTGCAGAAAAGACACTTAGCCTTGACAATGTCTCAAAGCTGACTGGTGTAAGCAAAAGTATGCTTGGTCAGATTGAACGGTGTGAAGTAAACCCTACTGTGTCAACGTTATGGAAGATTGCAAATGGGCTTAAAATATCATGTACCCAACTTATGAGTATGCCTGAGGCTGACTTTGAAATCGTAGATAAGTCTCAAGTGCAGCCACTTGTTGAGGATAACGGCAGGATCAGAATATTTCCTATGTTCCCATTTAACAGCGCAACGCGGTTTGAAATGTATTCCATTGAGATTGATGATGGGGGTTATCTATCTTCAGAAGCTCACCAACAAGGTACACAGGAATTCATCACTGTATTTTCCGGCAAACTTACTATTAGTATAAATGGTGAAGATTTTGTTGTAACAGCGGGTAATTCCATACGGTTTAAGGCAGACAGTCCTCATGCTTATAAAAATACCGGCGATATAATTTGCTCATTAAGTATGGTTATTTACTATCCAATATAG
- a CDS encoding CGGC domain-containing protein: MSKIGIINCYNESKECTSFGCFKAFNERVAAFENYDKDSEIICFVHCNGCSQDSIDQVLDRANRMKTKGVNTIHLATCIKLKCSFYNQFIDSLDKEFNIIGYTHDI, from the coding sequence ATGAGTAAAATTGGCATTATTAATTGTTATAACGAAAGTAAGGAATGTACTAGCTTCGGGTGCTTTAAAGCCTTTAATGAAAGAGTAGCAGCTTTTGAGAATTATGATAAAGATTCGGAAATAATATGTTTTGTTCACTGTAATGGTTGTAGCCAAGATTCTATAGATCAGGTGTTAGATAGAGCAAATAGAATGAAAACAAAGGGTGTGAATACTATACATTTAGCTACATGTATAAAGCTTAAGTGTTCTTTTTATAATCAGTTTATTGATTCTCTAGATAAGGAGTTTAATATAATAGGTTATACACATGATATTTAG
- a CDS encoding GNAT family N-acetyltransferase — MIKNYLELNKFEVEKLIQFINRNKTNKLSYEDMDKQFKSDEFDFGRGVILKINEEDIIGTASIVLKECNKKGIAYLTKLDINEIIEDKRAVICEIIEESRNIAKKYGSRELFLGTMDDTIIKILNTLNIEKKYSAIRMTLDDRRVKYSPLNLVKLSEHNKKEYLMIYNDAFKEVPNGATLTESEIDEYIKKADENNCYYIATINNDMVGFLQFNIERGVGEFDLGLIKVARGKGYGKLLLETAISFLNSKKVTEISLIVITKNILAYDMYKKRGFKESKLVSDWFQIDYE, encoded by the coding sequence ATGATTAAAAACTATTTAGAATTAAATAAATTTGAAGTAGAGAAGTTGATTCAGTTTATAAATAGAAATAAAACAAATAAATTATCTTATGAAGATATGGATAAACAATTCAAATCTGACGAATTTGATTTTGGTAGAGGAGTTATTTTAAAGATTAATGAAGAAGATATTATTGGAACCGCATCAATAGTATTAAAAGAATGTAATAAAAAAGGAATAGCCTATTTAACTAAGTTAGATATTAATGAAATCATAGAGGATAAGAGGGCAGTTATATGTGAGATAATAGAAGAATCTAGGAACATAGCAAAAAAATATGGATCACGGGAATTATTTTTAGGAACAATGGATGATACAATAATTAAAATCTTAAATACTCTAAATATAGAGAAGAAATATTCGGCGATAAGGATGACTTTAGATGATAGAAGAGTTAAATATTCACCATTAAATCTAGTAAAGTTATCAGAGCATAATAAGAAAGAATACTTAATGATTTATAATGATGCATTTAAAGAAGTTCCCAATGGAGCAACGCTAACAGAGAGTGAGATTGATGAATATATCAAAAAGGCAGATGAAAATAATTGCTATTACATAGCTACAATAAATAATGATATGGTAGGTTTTTTGCAGTTTAATATTGAACGGGGCGTGGGTGAATTTGATTTAGGTTTAATTAAAGTGGCTAGAGGAAAGGGATATGGAAAGTTGCTTTTAGAAACTGCCATTAGTTTTTTGAATTCAAAGAAAGTAACAGAAATTAGCTTGATTGTTATAACAAAAAATATCCTGGCTTATGATATGTATAAAAAAAGAGGGTTTAAAGAAAGCAAATTAGTTAGTGATTGGTTTCAAATTGATTACGAATAA
- a CDS encoding molecular chaperone HscC encodes MKEEIIIAIIGIDLGTTNSLAAIWKDGQAQIISNVLRKHSTPSIVSVDENNEILVGDVAKERLITHPESTACNFKRFMGSSKKFNLGSYIFTPEELSSFILKSLKEDAEKYIGEEVVEAVISVPAYFNDAQRKATKRAGELAGLKVERLISEPTAAAIAYGLHQENDETQFLVFDLGGGTFDISVLELFEGVMEVKSIAGDNYLGGEDFNKILVDYFLQENDLDLKVLDKKTLSALCKQAELCKKSLSNQENAIMSLTINEKYFEIEINRNKFAKICSEIILRLRHPVERALRDADISPAEIEAIILIGGSTRMPLVRSVVSKMFNKLPYSNINPDEAVALGAAIQAALKSRNSDLKELVLTDVCPYTLGVSIVNDLGNGNYESGYFLPIIERNSPIPISKVEKLVTIRDNQTSMSINVYQGESRRVENNIEIGELEISVPRGKAGEQMIDLRYTYDINGLLEVETTLLSTGEKKSLIIQNSENAMSEEEVKQRMLELRDIKIHPRDKTENRLLLARGERLYEESLGDKREHISSLLDAFEKTLLTQNPRLIEKNAKLLVEKLDELEKYY; translated from the coding sequence ATTAAGGAGGAGATTATTATAGCTATTATTGGAATAGATTTAGGAACTACAAACAGTTTAGCTGCTATTTGGAAAGATGGGCAAGCTCAAATTATATCAAACGTTCTAAGAAAACATTCAACACCATCGATTGTGAGTGTTGATGAGAATAATGAAATTTTAGTTGGAGATGTGGCAAAAGAAAGACTTATTACCCATCCTGAGTCCACAGCATGCAACTTTAAAAGATTTATGGGATCATCAAAAAAATTTAATTTAGGATCTTATATATTTACACCTGAAGAATTATCTTCATTTATTTTAAAATCATTAAAAGAAGATGCAGAAAAATATATAGGTGAAGAAGTTGTAGAAGCTGTTATAAGCGTCCCTGCTTATTTTAATGATGCTCAACGTAAGGCAACTAAAAGAGCTGGTGAACTTGCAGGACTTAAAGTTGAAAGATTAATTAGTGAGCCAACAGCAGCTGCCATAGCTTATGGATTGCATCAGGAAAATGATGAAACACAGTTTTTAGTATTTGATTTAGGCGGAGGAACCTTTGACATATCAGTACTGGAACTTTTTGAAGGTGTAATGGAAGTAAAATCTATAGCTGGAGACAATTATTTAGGCGGTGAAGATTTTAATAAAATACTTGTTGACTACTTTTTACAGGAAAATGATTTAGATTTAAAAGTATTAGATAAAAAGACATTATCAGCTTTATGCAAACAAGCTGAACTTTGCAAAAAATCATTGTCAAACCAAGAAAATGCAATTATGAGTTTAACTATAAATGAAAAATATTTTGAAATTGAAATTAATAGAAATAAGTTTGCAAAAATATGTTCAGAAATAATTTTAAGGTTACGCCATCCAGTAGAAAGAGCTCTTAGAGATGCTGACATATCACCGGCAGAAATTGAAGCCATTATCCTAATTGGAGGAAGTACAAGAATGCCTCTAGTAAGATCTGTAGTTAGCAAAATGTTTAATAAATTGCCATATTCTAATATAAATCCAGATGAAGCAGTAGCATTAGGTGCAGCAATACAAGCAGCTTTAAAATCAAGAAATTCGGATTTAAAAGAATTGGTATTAACAGATGTATGTCCCTATACTTTAGGAGTGTCTATAGTAAATGATTTAGGTAATGGTAATTATGAATCAGGATATTTTCTACCTATAATTGAAAGAAATTCGCCAATACCAATAAGTAAAGTTGAAAAATTAGTAACTATTAGAGACAATCAGACTAGTATGTCAATTAATGTATATCAAGGTGAAAGTAGGCGAGTTGAAAATAATATAGAGATTGGCGAATTAGAAATTTCAGTACCACGAGGAAAAGCAGGAGAACAAATGATAGATCTTAGATATACATATGATATAAATGGATTATTAGAAGTAGAAACTACTCTACTAAGCACAGGAGAAAAGAAATCATTAATAATTCAAAACTCTGAAAATGCAATGTCAGAAGAGGAAGTAAAACAGCGTATGCTAGAACTTAGAGATATAAAAATTCATCCAAGAGATAAAACTGAAAATCGATTACTCTTAGCTAGAGGAGAAAGATTATATGAAGAGTCACTTGGCGATAAGCGAGAACATATATCATCATTATTAGATGCCTTCGAAAAAACTTTGTTAACTCAAAATCCTAGACTTATCGAGAAAAATGCTAAGTTACTTGTTGAAAAATTAGATGAATTGGAGAAGTATTATTAA
- a CDS encoding DUF2087 domain-containing protein, giving the protein MDIKSNELFWSATIEELKSGLAENDQEYRCIICEEVFQKGRIYEINSELYDARKTAEFHIESTHYSMLGYLLGMNSAFTGLSDIQREVLTLISQGLSDKEVAAKLGVAQSTIRNHRYKLREKEKQAKLFLALMSLLSENTNKKINKLDKDIICDAHKTATTLDDRYNITDKEKEDILKTYIDETGALKSYPAKEKKKIIVLKEIVKNFSKGKTYSEKEVNRLLKRIYEDYATIRRALIEYGFIERTNDCSSYWVKE; this is encoded by the coding sequence ATGGATATAAAATCAAATGAATTATTTTGGAGTGCCACAATAGAAGAGCTAAAAAGTGGTTTGGCAGAGAATGACCAAGAATATAGATGCATAATTTGTGAAGAGGTATTTCAAAAGGGGCGTATATATGAAATAAATTCAGAATTATATGATGCAAGGAAGACAGCAGAATTTCATATAGAATCAACCCATTATTCAATGCTTGGATACTTATTGGGGATGAATTCTGCTTTTACAGGATTGTCAGATATACAGAGAGAAGTACTAACTCTTATATCGCAAGGGCTATCTGATAAGGAGGTTGCTGCAAAGCTTGGAGTTGCTCAATCGACTATTAGAAATCATCGTTATAAACTAAGAGAAAAAGAAAAACAAGCAAAATTATTTTTAGCTTTGATGAGTCTGCTTTCAGAAAATACAAATAAAAAAATTAATAAGTTGGATAAAGATATTATATGTGATGCTCATAAAACAGCAACAACTTTAGATGATAGATATAATATTACTGATAAGGAGAAAGAGGATATTCTTAAAACGTATATTGATGAAACAGGAGCATTGAAAAGCTATCCTGCTAAAGAAAAAAAGAAAATTATAGTATTAAAAGAGATAGTTAAGAATTTTTCTAAAGGAAAGACTTATTCAGAAAAAGAAGTTAATAGACTTTTAAAAAGAATATATGAAGATTACGCAACTATAAGAAGGGCGTTAATAGAATACGGATTTATTGAAAGAACAAATGACTGTAGTAGTTATTGGGTAAAGGAATAA
- a CDS encoding DUF2975 domain-containing protein, with translation MSVTVLYIIGIFYLSIENALPPGLFLLGLIIILVAFIISIFVAVLKALLIKVVETKNENDFTI, from the coding sequence ATAAGTGTAACAGTACTCTATATTATAGGGATTTTTTATCTTAGCATAGAAAATGCACTACCTCCTGGGTTGTTTTTATTAGGATTAATAATTATTCTTGTTGCATTTATTATCTCCATATTTGTAGCAGTACTTAAAGCACTACTTATAAAGGTGGTTGAAACTAAAAATGAAAATGATTTTACAATATAA